The nucleotide sequence AAGGAGAGGGGCTTGGTTCATAGGCAGGTGGGTGCAGGGCTCAGCCTTCCTGCTTGTGCTGCCACCTTTGctaccctccccctgccccattctCCCATGCCTTCCCAGAACGTTGGGGCCCACAGGTTCTTCTAGGGTCCTTTCCCTTCCAACCAGAGGCTTTATTATGCTCAGGAAACGACCTGGGTGCCTCCGGACCAGGTTTCTAGGGTGGGTGTCAGTCCGCCCTCCGCACCACCTGCTGCCCCTGGCTCTTCCCCCACAGCTGCTGGAGTACTTAGGCAAGGGCAAGAGCATCGTTGACGTGGGGCTGGCCCAGGCCCGGCACCCTCTGAGCACCCGGAGCCACTACTTCGAGGTGGAGATCGTGGACCCTGGAGAGAAATGCTATATCGCCTTGGGGCTGGCCCGGAAGGTGGGGACTCGTGTTGGCTTCTTACCTGGAGAGCTGCTCTGCTCTGGGGTTGTTGCAGTGGGGCCCGGAAGCTCTTGGGGAAATTGGGGAGATTGGGGGGCAGGCTGTGGAGGGAAGATCTTTACCCAAGATAGAGCATGGTTGTATGTGTTCTCTGTGGGAGGGTATGGACCCCCCGTGACCCACAACCAGATAGAGAGTCCTGACTGCAGCACTCAGATGGGCCcgcaggtggggtggggacagcttGCAGCCCTGGCTGTGAAAGCCAAACACCCTGGTCACCTTCCCTGCGTCCCCTGTGGCCTCAAGGGCCTGAGGGGGTGGGAGGCTGCAGGGGAGTGAGCAGCCGTTTGGGGTGGTAGCTTATTTCAGAAGGTTGAACATGCAGATGCCCTCTCTCCTGTCCTCTTTCTGTACATGGGACCAtaggttttctctttccttcttggtTTAGGATTATCCCAAGAACAGGCACCCTGGCTGGAGCAGAGGCTCTGTGGCTTACCATGCAGGTGAGTAGGGGCAGCCCCATGGGGGAGGTAGAGGCATGGGGTCATTCATTTTCCTGACCCCCCGCAAATGGCCTCTCCTCCAGCATCTGGTGAGAGAGGCTTTCCTCTGCTACTGTCTCATCTCCCCTTCCCAAGCTGCTAGTGCTTTCTCTTCGTCTGTGTTTTTCCTCCCAGCCTGAAGAGCGAGGGAAGCCGAACAGGGGCGGGAGATCTGGGCCCAAACTGGACATTCCAGGCCTCTGAGTCGGCTCCCTCTGTGCCCTTCTTGAAGAttctgcagtttctttttttggtctgtttcaCTTCCTTTAGGGCTTTCTTTAGAAAGGACTTGCCGTGAGCTCCTGGTGCCATTCCCATCCcttcctcagccccttcccttctcctgccaACATCCCAAGGAAGTCTGCTGCCCCTTAGCTCCGTGAGCgaacattttgtctctctttttttttttttttaatatggtgccCTCTTTCTActtcagtttttccatctttgtttCACCTtgaccccttcccttcctctgggccagagagggaggtgaaAAGGCATTCAGCTTCAAGCAGGGACCTCTCGCAGGGTGAGGGGTAGAGGGTCAGCCCTTCCTTCAAGTGTGTgtcctctccttttcccccaaCAGATGATGGAAAGATCTTCCATGGCAGTGGTGTGGGGGACCCCTTCGGGCCACGCTGTTATAAAGGGGACATTATGGGATGTGGAATCATGTTCCCTCGGGACTACATTCTGGACAGTGagggtgagtggggtgggggtggccggcCAGACTGGTCAGGCAGATGGTGGGGGCAGTACCAGAGGAGCTCAGTTTCTTGGCCTCCTAGGTGACAGTGATGACAGTTGTGACACAGTGATCCTGTCCCCAACTGCCCGAGCCGTCCGGAATGTCCGGAATGTCATGTACCTGCaccaggagggagaagaggaagaggaggaagaggaagaggaagaagatggggAAGAGATTGAGCAAGAGCACGAGGGCAAGAAGGTGGTGGTGAGTGGGGAGGACGTGGGGTTGGACTAGGGTtctggggcctgggcaggggctggTATCTGTGGTGCTGGATGTAGCCCGACTCTGGTGGGGAGCTGGTTTCCAGGCGCCCCCTTGTGGTCACTTCCCTCATCACCCTAAGTCTCTCGGCTCAGTTGGCAGTGCTTGGGGTTCAGGCCTGTGTGGCTCTAGTAGCATCATCAGCAGAGGCCAGAGCCCACCTGCTCCACTCCTCTCCATGCCTCCACCCCCAGGTTTTCTTCACTCGGAATGGCAAGATCATTGGGAAGAAGGATGCTGTTGTACCTTCTGGCGGCTTCTTTCCCACCATTGGAATGCTGAGCTGTGGGGAGAAAGTCAAAGTGGATCTGCATCCCTTGAGTGGCTAGGGACTTCTTCCCTAGACCTGCCCCGCCTCCTTTTCCTCGCCCTTTGCAGAACCGGGTGCCCAGTTCCTGCCTTCCCCCAAGGATTTGCTTACCCAGCAGGCCCCAGGGAGTGCATCGTCCCTCCGCCTCTCCCAGATCAGGCCCTTGCTGAGCTCCTCTGTGCCCATGTTTCTGACATGGTGCTACCTCGATCATCAGTTGGTCCTGGGCCCAAGTCCCTGGTTGGACAGGAGCAGGCTCAGTGAATGGAATTGGTGTATCGGTAGGTCCCACTTGTTTTGGCTGGTGGACTCCTGCACCTTTTCTTTCCCCGCTGGCCATGTGAGTGGAGAGGAGTGAGCACCTTGTCTCAGCTGCTATTTGGGCATGAGGCTCTGCAGGGGGGTGGCGTAGAGACAGCCCCCTCCTCTATTTATCACAGTATTTCTTCTTGCATctcctttgttttgttccctGTCCTCATTGTGAACCAGTTGCTGATGTTCTTTCTCCTCCACCCCCCGGCTgggctcggggcgggggggggggactcttTTGggccctctttccccttccactGACTACTGTCCCTGGAAGACACTCCAGGgtctctgttctttcccttggGAGCCCGCTTTCTCCTTCACTGCCTGCTCAGGCACTGTAGTCCCACAGAGAATCTGAGTCTCTGGCTTCCCGCAGCTGTACACATGCAGTTAGGTGCCTGTTATGTGTTGAATGGAGTGAGAGAGGGGCTGCCAAGTGGGGGGGCCTGGAGCCTTTGCTCCCATCCCCTCCTTGCCATCCTTGGGACCCCTGTGGCACCTTTGTCCCTAGTTCCCTGGGATGCTCAGTGAAGGCAAGACCCCGAAGCCAGATCTGTGGTCGCAAGCGCAGAGGGCAGCTTGGCCCctcactccccttccctgccACACCCGTGTCCCAGCTTGCTCCCTGTGCCAGTGCCTGTTTTGCTTCCGTGTTTGATTCTAGCACTTACATACGTCCTCCCCCACCAAGCCCTCCTGTCTCCTACCGCCTGACCCCTGACCCCCTTCCCGTACAGTGACTTCtcctgggaggaagagggagcaggaggTGTTAGCCTTGGTTTGCACAGAGTGGGTGGGCCTTGGGGAAAGGGGGTGAGCTGCTGTGTTGCTTGTGTCCCCGCTTCAGCCCTCCACTACGATGTATGAAATGTATGTACAGCCCAGAGATGTTTATACAGCCAATAAAAATGGAGTTTCTGTATTTATCAGGACAGCCTGGACAAGGGACTCCTTTCCAGTCCGTAGGGCCAGGGACGGGATTGGAGGTGGGGACAGCTGAGGGAGACCTGGACCCATGTGATGCCAAGCATAGGGAACATGTATATTCCATGGACCTGGCTGTGGGCCTGGGATGCCCCCAAGGAGCCCCCAATACCCCTAGGAGACATGAGGCTTTGACCTTTCCATGAATAAGGTATAACTCCAATTCTGAGTAAATGTTATAGAATCTCTTTATTAGACAAAAATagactctttcccccccttttcaTTTGATCCCACTCTGATCTCTCTGCTcagagggggaggtggaggagggagtgCCTTGCTCCCCacacctcttccccttctccctgccaggCTGGGACCTGCAGCTGGGTGGAGCCGGCaggccccttctcccctccaggcTGATTTTCTGTTCTCGCACAGGTGGGGCTGTCCAGGTCAGCTCCAGGGTTCAACTGCTCGTGCCTCCTCACCCTTCACACACCCATCTCTGCCATCTGCTCACGTGCAAGGTCATCTCACAGGCCCATCCACTTGGCTTAgcgggctgggggcagggaaggagagcagTGTCCCAGGCTGACGGCCACTCCTCTTTCCTAAGTAAGGGAGAGGGCTGGCACCTGGGTCTCCTGGGCCCAGGCCAGGGGAAATGAGGGCTGTGGGGTGCTGAGAGGTGCGTGGtgttgaagtgggctctgagcttgTGGCCTTCCTTCACTTTCTCTGGCCCAGCAGGACTTTGGTGATGAAGGTGACAATGGCGCCAGCAGGCTGATCTGGGTCAAGCTCTGCAAAGAGGTGACACACATTCTCCCAGGGACTTCCTGGCTTCTTGGCCACGAAACCAAAGATCCTAGGGTTACAAAAGCAGGGTGGGGAGTGGCCTCAACATCCCTTCCACAAAGGGCAGCGAAGCCAGGGTTGGGGAGGAAGGCAGCACCTCTGTCCCGTGGAGGGAAGAGACGGCACCTGGTGGGGAGGCTTACTTGGAAGTGGTCCTGTCAGGGTTGGTCCATCTGCAGAAAAAGAAGCACTGTGAAGGAATGCACCCAGGATCTAGCTACTGAAGGAGGAGGTTTGGGGCAGGGGACTTTCTGGTCTCTAGGGCCTGATGGGAGCATGGGGCTGTGCGGGGAGCATGGGGCTGTGAGAGCAAAGGGTCGAGAGAGATGCTCACCTCCGGTCCTGAGGATCAGTGCTGCAGAAGGTGATGCTGTTCACTGGATAATGGCGGCGAAAGAAGAGCCTGTGAGGAGGATTATGGGGGAAAGTCACAGCCAGAAACGGAGGTCCCCAGGGTCCCCAATGGTCTAGGCACACACACTCACTTCCTTTGGTTGTCGGTCAGCGTAATGCCCTGGGCAGAGACCTTGAAGTGGACGATGGCTGGGGTCGGCCGGGGACTGCAGCTCAGAGCTGCAGAGCTGGCCCGGGCCACTGCCTGGGGGCCTGTCAGGGACTCTGTCTCCACCGAGGTCAGGTAGAGCACACTGCAGGCTATGAGGGCAAGAGAGGGCTGGGGGTGATGGGGAGCACTGGCTCTGccagaacccaggtctgtcttCCCCTATGGCCCACACCCCCAGCTCTTGGGTTTTCCCCAGCCAGTGCTGCTCAAAATTCCTTAGAATCCGGGGTCATCCATTAAAAAgatggattctgtgactccccctgATCTACAGTGGGGAATGCTAGAAAGaggcccaagaatctgcattctAACAAGCCTCCCTCCAAAGATTGTCATGTTCATGAACTTGAGGTCCTAGACTGACGagcccctttcccacccccactgCAAATACAGGGACCcgcccacctcagggcctttcaGTGCCCTGTGCCTACATAGGTAGTGCCCCATTTGGCgcccagggagagaagggaggtagAGGCCCCTACCGGCACCCTGACGTAGGAGGTCTGCTGCTGTGCTCATGTTGGCGGGCACTGGGGCCTCTGGAGTCTCCTCTAGAGGATCTGAGGGCAATGGGGGCCAACAGGGAAGATCAGCAGGGAGTCAGGTTCCCCAGGAGCTGGAGAACTCTTGTCCCAAGGCAAGGCAGGCTGGGAGCTAGGATCTGGGGATGCTGCCTTGGGCTGCAGTGGGTGAGGAGAGGCTGGAGGGCAGATCACAAGCACCCACCTTTGCTGGGGATACGCaggcagcagggcagggacagcgGGGAGATGGAATGCTGGGAGACCAGGGCTGACAGGCTGCCTGCAGGGGAAGTTGACAGAAGCCCTTAAGTGCCCACAGGtatcctccctccccagctttccctccaccctcctgAGACCCCATTGGGCCCTGCTCCTCACCAAAGTAGGGCTCACTGGGACAACCTTTGATCTTCACCCCTTTGGGCCCAGTTTCAATGAGAAAATGGCGGACCAGCTGTTCCAAGGGGTCccctgggtggggggaaggaggggagtggTGGAGAGGAGAGAATATTTAGGCTTTATCAGATTCCAGGTTCCAGCTTTCTCCTGCGCTGGGATTCTTTCCAGCACTGGAGAGGtcacttcctgcctctccccgccAAGAGGTGGCATGGCCCACCCTGCCTTGTCTTGCCTCTggttcctccccccactccactccccttctccctcaGGTTTGGGCATTCTTTACCTTTCGAGGGCTGGGCGCTGGGTGGAGGTGTGGCCACTTTGAGGGCCAGCCCATAGGCTCCTTGGAATGAATGACTGTCCCTGATGAGGAAGGCCCCAGGGTCCTTGTCCTTCAGCAGGGCAATGGCTGGGGGAAGGTAGGAGAAATTTTCACAGTGgtagattgagccccacatggccCCTCTCTACCTCTGCTACCCAAGCTCCCTAGCCTTTCACCCTAAGAGCAGTggtgttttggggcacctggggatgGAATTTTAGGGTATTGACAGTGTTGAGTTGAAAGCACCTTGGGCCCAAAGCCCAAAACCACCTGCTAGTGAGAGGACTCGGGCTGGGGTAAACCTGCtgagacagggaggaggaggcaccAAGGGTGTTAACTGGAAGGATGGGTTCTTAAGCCAAGACAGAGCCCcagagggtgggaggggtggggcaggctggCTTCTCACCTTGGTCACGGGACAGGTGTGGTTTGTACCAGAACTTGGATGTATCCTGGACGAACTTGACATTGCTCTGGCTCTCTTGCACAGGGGGCTCTAGGACAGGGAGGGACTGAGCTTGGCCCCATGCCCCTCCTTGGCAGACAGGGTTCTCCCAAGGGGGCCCCACCTCCTCAAGGCTTTTAtacctgggggctgggggacatTATCCGGGAGCAGAGGTGCAAAGGTGACATGGTGACTGGTGCCTCTGGCTGGTGGTGATGcctgctctgggccccagggTCCTGGCTGTTGCCCAGGTGCCAGCAAATGGCGTTTCTCAGGaagtgggggctgggtggggccaTTGATGTCATAGGATGCAGCCAGGGGGAAGGCAGGTGTGGGTGAGCTCTGGGGTGGCTCTGGGCTGGCCACAagccagggcatctgggtgggcaCAGGGGTGAGGGGGGACCCATCCGGGCTATCTGGGGGGTCTCGAATTCCCTGCCAGGGGGCATGGCGGAGGCCAGGCAGTGTGGTGGGCACAGGGCCTCTGGGACTGGTGCTGTCTGAGCAGTTCCCCGGGCTCTTCTGAGGCCAGTCGGGTGAGctgggcggggaggtgggggagaaggcgCTGGTGGCTGGGAGCTCAAGCCCGCTTCGCACTGGCAGCTCAGGACCCTTTTCAGTGCTTCCTTGGGGAATGGACGGCAAGGCTTCTCCAGGACTTAGTCTCTGAGCGGGCACCAAGGTGGTGTCCTGCCGTCGGGTGCTGCAGTTTGGCAGGGCAGGCAGGTGGTCAGTAACTTAGTAGGGCTACAGAGCCACTGTGtgagctgcccctgcccccaacctcAGTGCCTAAACAGCCTCAGCCCCTCCGCATACCTTTCCTTGCCCTGGACTGGGCTGCTGGTGTGCAGGGGTGTGGAGGGGCCAGACAGCTCAGAAGAGGCACTGCATTGAGCATCACGGGGAGACCGAGGCAGGGTGCTGTGTCCGCTGGGGCCCTCCCTCCAGGATGCTGGCTCAGGTGATTCTGTAGGGAAGGTGAGAGAAAGGGCCATGAGCCAGCAAAGGCCCTTCTGTCTGGCTTAGCGCCTTCTcactctgcaccttccccaccaTCTTCCAGAACCCTCCTCTTCCCTAGGCACCCCCCACCCAAGTGTCCTCACCTGCAGATGCTAAGGGTCCTGCTGGGGCCAGGTGCCCAGGCATCGGGTAcctgtcccctccttcctctgcaggGATCTCGTAGCTCAGCTTCCTGGATTGTGGGTAGGGTGGGCTGCCCGGGGAAATGGAGCCAGCTCGTGGGGAGTGGGCACCAGAACTGGAATACCCTCTAGAGCCCTCACCTGGAGAGCCACAGCTATGAGGCACCCGGCCATATGCTGGGCAGTAACTGGGAACTGCTCCTCCATAGCCATATGTCACCAGGGCAGGGTACCCTGGATGCCCATACCTGCCTTCAGGGCATATGGCATAGGAGCAGCCCTCATGCCCTTCCTCGCCTGCCTTGGGTGGCTTCAGGCAGCTGTAGTCAGGCATTGGGGCATGGTGATGCCCGCAGGCAGGCACCAGCAGGGGCAGTGGGTGCCCGGGCCGCACCGGGTGCAGGAGAGGCTTGccagcctcccctgcccatccctctccagcctccctctccagcctcagcCCATATAGGGCTGCAGTGGGTAGTGCCAGCTTCTCCTCACAGGCGGGACACGAGCACAGGGCAGGCATCCCAGGGTCCTCCACGATCACTACCTCCCGATAGCCTGGGTGACGGTAGCCAAAGTCCCCATTGGCTGGTTTCCCCAGCTCAGGGGGGTAGGGATAGGGCCCCTCAGACAGTGATCGGCAGAGGCGCCTCTTCTCCACAGAGGCCTCGGCATAGCCCTGGGAGTGTCCCTCGTAGCCCCCATAGGCCAGCCGCCTCCTGTCCAGGGTTCCCTCTGGCCGGTAGTAGCCCCCATTGGGGACCCCGCAGGGCTCCCGGTAGCCCTGGCGGCAGGAGCAGTGGCGGCTAAGGCTGGGTCTGTGGCCGGAATACATTCCGAGGTGGGGGCCTCCACCTGCGGGAGGCTGCTCTTCGTCATCTATGATGGCTGTCTCACGGccggccccccggcccccactGGCCACTCCACAGCCTCCCAGGAGGCGGTCTAGCTCCTGTTGTTCAGCAGCTGTCGGGGGTGGCCGGCCAGGGGACTCGGCAGCTGGCTCTGTGGTCAGTGTGGACGAGTGGCCGGAGTCGCTGCTGACAGAGAGCATGGGGGGTGGAGGTGGCTCTGGAGAGGGCGCCGGTGGGCTCTGGCGGGGTCCCCGCTGCACCTGGGCGTAAGGACTGCCATCCAGAGGTCCCCGGGTGTGTGTCGGGGAGCCTGAGTGGGGACAGGACCAGGGAAGGAGGGCAAgtagggagaagggagagagagggagttactcAGAGGGTATGGTGCAGGGGACTCCAGTTCAGGGGTGTCTCGTGGGAGGGGGATCTGGCTGGGAGGTAGGAGTGTGGCCCGCAAACCTAcacctcccccaaaccccagccTGCCCCACACACCATCCACACTGTCCTCGTGATGCTGATTGAAGTTCTCGTAGGAGTCCCAGCGGACAGCAGGCTCTGCCGTGTTGTAGTCAACAGAGACTGAGGGGTCATTCCGTGAGGTGTTGCCTGCGgaccgggccacccaggtgttGAGGAACGGGGAGACAACCTTTAGCCCTGGCCCAAGGCTTGGCTCTTACCTTTGATCTTCTCAGGGCTGGAGGAGAAGACGAACTCCACCGAGGCTTGGAAGGGGAACCTCTCATCTACGGGGAGTGGGCGATGAGGAGCCAGGCCCCTGCCCACCCTCACCTGcctgcccaccctcccctggGCTTCCGCCCCCATATCTGTCTCTAACGCACCAGCCCAGGCCTCGTCCAGCTGGTCCTTGGGGAAGGTGAGCCGTGGTCCGTGGATGGTGCATGTGTGGAACTGGACTCGAAACACCAGGGCCCGGTCTGTCCCCCGGCCACCCTTGTGATAGCAGGTCACCTGGATGAGGGAAGGGAGACCAGGGTTCAGGGCCCCCCTGTCCACTTACGTCTCCTGTGTGCTTCCACCCTGGGGACTGTCGGGCCACTGCTCTCCCTGGCCTCAACCTCCAGGTGAG is from Suricata suricatta isolate VVHF042 chromosome 10, meerkat_22Aug2017_6uvM2_HiC, whole genome shotgun sequence and encodes:
- the TNS2 gene encoding tensin-2 isoform X1, whose product is MKSSGPVERLLRALGRRDSSRATSRPRKAEPHSFREKVFRKKPPVCAVCKVTIDGTGVSCRVCKVATHRKCEAKVTSSCQALPPAELRRNTAPVRRIEHLGSTKSLNHSKQRSTLPRSFSLDPLMERRWDLDLTYVTERILAAAFPARPDEQRHRGHLRELAHVLQSKHHDKYLLFNLSEKRHDLIRLNPKVQDFGWPELHAPPLDKLCSICKAMETWLSADPQHVVVLYCKGSKGKLGVIVSAYMHYSKISAGADQALATLTMRKFCEDKVAAELQPSQRRYISYFSGLLSGSIRMNSSPLFLHYVLVPVLPAFEPGTGFQPFLKIYQSMQLVYTSGIYHIAGPGPQQLCISLEPALLLKGDVMVTCYHKGGRGTDRALVFRVQFHTCTIHGPRLTFPKDQLDEAWADERFPFQASVEFVFSSSPEKIKGNTSRNDPSVSVDYNTAEPAVRWDSYENFNQHHEDSVDGSPTHTRGPLDGSPYAQVQRGPRQSPPAPSPEPPPPPMLSVSSDSGHSSTLTTEPAAESPGRPPPTAAEQQELDRLLGGCGVASGGRGAGRETAIIDDEEQPPAGGGPHLGMYSGHRPSLSRHCSCRQGYREPCGVPNGGYYRPEGTLDRRRLAYGGYEGHSQGYAEASVEKRRLCRSLSEGPYPYPPELGKPANGDFGYRHPGYREVVIVEDPGMPALCSCPACEEKLALPTAALYGLRLEREAGEGWAGEAGKPLLHPVRPGHPLPLLVPACGHHHAPMPDYSCLKPPKAGEEGHEGCSYAICPEGRYGHPGYPALVTYGYGGAVPSYCPAYGRVPHSCGSPGEGSRGYSSSGAHSPRAGSISPGSPPYPQSRKLSYEIPAEEGGDRYPMPGHLAPAGPLASAESPEPASWREGPSGHSTLPRSPRDAQCSASSELSGPSTPLHTSSPVQGKESTRRQDTTLVPAQRLSPGEALPSIPQGSTEKGPELPVRSGLELPATSAFSPTSPPSSPDWPQKSPGNCSDSTSPRGPVPTTLPGLRHAPWQGIRDPPDSPDGSPLTPVPTQMPWLVASPEPPQSSPTPAFPLAASYDINGPTQPPLPEKRHLLAPGQQPGPWGPEQASPPARGTSHHVTFAPLLPDNVPQPPEPPVQESQSNVKFVQDTSKFWYKPHLSRDQAIALLKDKDPGAFLIRDSHSFQGAYGLALKVATPPPSAQPSKGDPLEQLVRHFLIETGPKGVKIKGCPSEPYFGSLSALVSQHSISPLSLPCCLRIPSKDPLEETPEAPVPANMSTAADLLRQGAACSVLYLTSVETESLTGPQAVARASSAALSCSPRPTPAIVHFKVSAQGITLTDNQRKLFFRRHYPVNSITFCSTDPQDRRWTNPDRTTSKIFGFVAKKPGSPWENVCHLFAELDPDQPAGAIVTFITKVLLGQRK
- the TNS2 gene encoding tensin-2 isoform X2; this translates as MGSPQTLEEGVQPSVPRWAALCIVKPRKAEPHSFREKVFRKKPPVCAVCKVTIDGTGVSCRVCKVATHRKCEAKVTSSCQALPPAELRRNTAPVRRIEHLGSTKSLNHSKQRSTLPRSFSLDPLMERRWDLDLTYVTERILAAAFPARPDEQRHRGHLRELAHVLQSKHHDKYLLFNLSEKRHDLIRLNPKVQDFGWPELHAPPLDKLCSICKAMETWLSADPQHVVVLYCKGSKGKLGVIVSAYMHYSKISAGADQALATLTMRKFCEDKVAAELQPSQRRYISYFSGLLSGSIRMNSSPLFLHYVLVPVLPAFEPGTGFQPFLKIYQSMQLVYTSGIYHIAGPGPQQLCISLEPALLLKGDVMVTCYHKGGRGTDRALVFRVQFHTCTIHGPRLTFPKDQLDEAWADERFPFQASVEFVFSSSPEKIKGNTSRNDPSVSVDYNTAEPAVRWDSYENFNQHHEDSVDGSPTHTRGPLDGSPYAQVQRGPRQSPPAPSPEPPPPPMLSVSSDSGHSSTLTTEPAAESPGRPPPTAAEQQELDRLLGGCGVASGGRGAGRETAIIDDEEQPPAGGGPHLGMYSGHRPSLSRHCSCRQGYREPCGVPNGGYYRPEGTLDRRRLAYGGYEGHSQGYAEASVEKRRLCRSLSEGPYPYPPELGKPANGDFGYRHPGYREVVIVEDPGMPALCSCPACEEKLALPTAALYGLRLEREAGEGWAGEAGKPLLHPVRPGHPLPLLVPACGHHHAPMPDYSCLKPPKAGEEGHEGCSYAICPEGRYGHPGYPALVTYGYGGAVPSYCPAYGRVPHSCGSPGEGSRGYSSSGAHSPRAGSISPGSPPYPQSRKLSYEIPAEEGGDRYPMPGHLAPAGPLASAESPEPASWREGPSGHSTLPRSPRDAQCSASSELSGPSTPLHTSSPVQGKESTRRQDTTLVPAQRLSPGEALPSIPQGSTEKGPELPVRSGLELPATSAFSPTSPPSSPDWPQKSPGNCSDSTSPRGPVPTTLPGLRHAPWQGIRDPPDSPDGSPLTPVPTQMPWLVASPEPPQSSPTPAFPLAASYDINGPTQPPLPEKRHLLAPGQQPGPWGPEQASPPARGTSHHVTFAPLLPDNVPQPPEPPVQESQSNVKFVQDTSKFWYKPHLSRDQAIALLKDKDPGAFLIRDSHSFQGAYGLALKVATPPPSAQPSKGDPLEQLVRHFLIETGPKGVKIKGCPSEPYFGSLSALVSQHSISPLSLPCCLRIPSKDPLEETPEAPVPANMSTAADLLRQGAACSVLYLTSVETESLTGPQAVARASSAALSCSPRPTPAIVHFKVSAQGITLTDNQRKLFFRRHYPVNSITFCSTDPQDRRWTNPDRTTSKIFGFVAKKPGSPWENVCHLFAELDPDQPAGAIVTFITKVLLGQRK
- the TNS2 gene encoding tensin-2 isoform X3, yielding MERRWDLDLTYVTERILAAAFPARPDEQRHRGHLRELAHVLQSKHHDKYLLFNLSEKRHDLIRLNPKVQDFGWPELHAPPLDKLCSICKAMETWLSADPQHVVVLYCKGSKGKLGVIVSAYMHYSKISAGADQALATLTMRKFCEDKVAAELQPSQRRYISYFSGLLSGSIRMNSSPLFLHYVLVPVLPAFEPGTGFQPFLKIYQSMQLVYTSGIYHIAGPGPQQLCISLEPALLLKGDVMVTCYHKGGRGTDRALVFRVQFHTCTIHGPRLTFPKDQLDEAWADERFPFQASVEFVFSSSPEKIKGNTSRNDPSVSVDYNTAEPAVRWDSYENFNQHHEDSVDGSPTHTRGPLDGSPYAQVQRGPRQSPPAPSPEPPPPPMLSVSSDSGHSSTLTTEPAAESPGRPPPTAAEQQELDRLLGGCGVASGGRGAGRETAIIDDEEQPPAGGGPHLGMYSGHRPSLSRHCSCRQGYREPCGVPNGGYYRPEGTLDRRRLAYGGYEGHSQGYAEASVEKRRLCRSLSEGPYPYPPELGKPANGDFGYRHPGYREVVIVEDPGMPALCSCPACEEKLALPTAALYGLRLEREAGEGWAGEAGKPLLHPVRPGHPLPLLVPACGHHHAPMPDYSCLKPPKAGEEGHEGCSYAICPEGRYGHPGYPALVTYGYGGAVPSYCPAYGRVPHSCGSPGEGSRGYSSSGAHSPRAGSISPGSPPYPQSRKLSYEIPAEEGGDRYPMPGHLAPAGPLASAESPEPASWREGPSGHSTLPRSPRDAQCSASSELSGPSTPLHTSSPVQGKESTRRQDTTLVPAQRLSPGEALPSIPQGSTEKGPELPVRSGLELPATSAFSPTSPPSSPDWPQKSPGNCSDSTSPRGPVPTTLPGLRHAPWQGIRDPPDSPDGSPLTPVPTQMPWLVASPEPPQSSPTPAFPLAASYDINGPTQPPLPEKRHLLAPGQQPGPWGPEQASPPARGTSHHVTFAPLLPDNVPQPPEPPVQESQSNVKFVQDTSKFWYKPHLSRDQAIALLKDKDPGAFLIRDSHSFQGAYGLALKVATPPPSAQPSKGDPLEQLVRHFLIETGPKGVKIKGCPSEPYFGSLSALVSQHSISPLSLPCCLRIPSKDPLEETPEAPVPANMSTAADLLRQGAACSVLYLTSVETESLTGPQAVARASSAALSCSPRPTPAIVHFKVSAQGITLTDNQRKLFFRRHYPVNSITFCSTDPQDRRWTNPDRTTSKIFGFVAKKPGSPWENVCHLFAELDPDQPAGAIVTFITKVLLGQRK
- the TNS2 gene encoding tensin-2 isoform X4; this encodes MRKFCEDKVAAELQPSQRRYISYFSGLLSGSIRMNSSPLFLHYVLVPVLPAFEPGTGFQPFLKIYQSMQLVYTSGIYHIAGPGPQQLCISLEPALLLKGDVMVTCYHKGGRGTDRALVFRVQFHTCTIHGPRLTFPKDQLDEAWADERFPFQASVEFVFSSSPEKIKGNTSRNDPSVSVDYNTAEPAVRWDSYENFNQHHEDSVDGSPTHTRGPLDGSPYAQVQRGPRQSPPAPSPEPPPPPMLSVSSDSGHSSTLTTEPAAESPGRPPPTAAEQQELDRLLGGCGVASGGRGAGRETAIIDDEEQPPAGGGPHLGMYSGHRPSLSRHCSCRQGYREPCGVPNGGYYRPEGTLDRRRLAYGGYEGHSQGYAEASVEKRRLCRSLSEGPYPYPPELGKPANGDFGYRHPGYREVVIVEDPGMPALCSCPACEEKLALPTAALYGLRLEREAGEGWAGEAGKPLLHPVRPGHPLPLLVPACGHHHAPMPDYSCLKPPKAGEEGHEGCSYAICPEGRYGHPGYPALVTYGYGGAVPSYCPAYGRVPHSCGSPGEGSRGYSSSGAHSPRAGSISPGSPPYPQSRKLSYEIPAEEGGDRYPMPGHLAPAGPLASAESPEPASWREGPSGHSTLPRSPRDAQCSASSELSGPSTPLHTSSPVQGKESTRRQDTTLVPAQRLSPGEALPSIPQGSTEKGPELPVRSGLELPATSAFSPTSPPSSPDWPQKSPGNCSDSTSPRGPVPTTLPGLRHAPWQGIRDPPDSPDGSPLTPVPTQMPWLVASPEPPQSSPTPAFPLAASYDINGPTQPPLPEKRHLLAPGQQPGPWGPEQASPPARGTSHHVTFAPLLPDNVPQPPEPPVQESQSNVKFVQDTSKFWYKPHLSRDQAIALLKDKDPGAFLIRDSHSFQGAYGLALKVATPPPSAQPSKGDPLEQLVRHFLIETGPKGVKIKGCPSEPYFGSLSALVSQHSISPLSLPCCLRIPSKDPLEETPEAPVPANMSTAADLLRQGAACSVLYLTSVETESLTGPQAVARASSAALSCSPRPTPAIVHFKVSAQGITLTDNQRKLFFRRHYPVNSITFCSTDPQDRRWTNPDRTTSKIFGFVAKKPGSPWENVCHLFAELDPDQPAGAIVTFITKVLLGQRK